The window TGACCCGCTGCTCCCCCGACGTCCGTATGAACAGGTCCACGTCGGGCATCTCGGGCTCGTCGAGGTAGCGCGCGAGCGTCTTCTCCGACACCCGGCTCGCGGACAGGCGCCCGTCGCGCGCGTCCGCCGCGATGGCGCGGACGGCGTCGACGATCTCGGCGCGGCCGCCGTAGTTGACGCACATCGTCAGCGTCAGGACCTTGTTGCGCTTGGTCAGCTCCTCGGCCTCCTCGAGGCGGCGGATGACGCGCGGCCAGAGCCGTTCGCGGCGGCCTGCCCAGCGGACCCGGACGCCGAGCGCGTGCATCTCGTCGCGGCGGCGGACGAGGACGTTCTCGTTGAAGCCCATGAGGAAGCGCACCTCCTCGGGCGAGCGCTTCCAGTTCTCCGTGGAGAACGCGTACGCGCTCAGCCACTCGACGCCCGCCTCGATGGCGCCCTCGACGCAGTCGAACAGCGCGTGCTCGCCGGCCTCGTGGCCCTTCGTCCGAGGGAGGCCGCGCTGACGCGCCCAGCGGCCGTTGCCGTCCATGACGAGCGCGACGTGCCGCGGGACCTTCTCGAAGCGCGGGGGTGTGGCGCCGCTCGGGTGCGGCGTCGGGGGGTGTGGCTTCACGCGCGCTCGACCATGGGCAACGACCGCAGGCGCCGGTCGAGGTGGTACTCCGCGAACGCCGACACGAGGCCGCTCGACTCGCGCCGCGTCCGCGCGTCGGCAGTGTCGGCACCGGTCCAGTCGCCGTTCAGCAGAGAGGCCATCAACGTGATCGCCGGCTGCCCCGGCGTCACCGAGCCCGGCGGGTGGCAGGCGGTGCAGACGACGCCGCCCGCCGGGACCGCGAACCACCGGTGCGGACCCTCGGTGCCGCAGCGCGCGCAGGCGTGCAGCGACGGCTCGTACCCCGAGATCGACAGCGCCCGCAGGAGGAACGCGTCGAGCACCAGCGACGACGGGTGCTCCCCCGCATCGAGCGAGCGCAGCGCGCCGACGAGCAGCAGGTACATGCGCAGCGACGGCTCGCGCTCCTCCGTCAGCCGGTCCGTGGCTTCGAGCATCGCGGTGCCCGACGTGTAGCGCTCGTAGTCGCCCATCATCGCG is drawn from Frankiaceae bacterium and contains these coding sequences:
- a CDS encoding isoprenyl transferase, which encodes MKPHPPTPHPSGATPPRFEKVPRHVALVMDGNGRWARQRGLPRTKGHEAGEHALFDCVEGAIEAGVEWLSAYAFSTENWKRSPEEVRFLMGFNENVLVRRRDEMHALGVRVRWAGRRERLWPRVIRRLEEAEELTKRNKVLTLTMCVNYGGRAEIVDAVRAIAADARDGRLSASRVSEKTLARYLDEPEMPDVDLFIRTSGEQRVSNFLLWQSAYAELAFVDTLWPDFDRRHLWRAIEEYGARERRYGAAQ
- the recO gene encoding DNA repair protein RecO; translation: MTLYRDQAVVLRTQKLGEADRIVTMLSRRHGKVRAVAKGVRRTKSRWGGRLEPFVHVDVQNYQGRELDVVTQAEIVDPFDAMMGDYERYTSGTAMLEATDRLTEEREPSLRMYLLLVGALRSLDAGEHPSSLVLDAFLLRALSISGYEPSLHACARCGTEGPHRWFAVPAGGVVCTACHPPGSVTPGQPAITLMASLLNGDWTGADTADARTRRESSGLVSAFAEYHLDRRLRSLPMVERA